In one window of Mesoplodon densirostris isolate mMesDen1 chromosome 4, mMesDen1 primary haplotype, whole genome shotgun sequence DNA:
- the LOC132487937 gene encoding peroxisomal succinyl-coenzyme A thioesterase-like: MAVTVTLEPAGRCRWDEPVGIAVRSLAPGQQVTLRASLRDEKNVLFRAHARYCADANGQLDLERAPALGGSFAGLEPMGLLWALEPEKPFWRFLKRDVQTPFAVELEVLDGHDPDAQRLLGRAVHERDFLAPGVRREPVRVGRVRATLFLPPGPGPFPGIIDIFGVGGALLEYRASLLAGHGFATLALAYCDFEDLPKKFDTIHLDYFEEALCYMLQHTQVKGPGIGLLGISLGADICLSMASFLKNISATVSINGSGFNGNKAIYYKENSIPPLGHDLRRMKVAFSGLLDIVDIRNDIVGGCENPCMIPIEKAQGPILFIVGQDDHNWRSELYAQIASERLQAHGKEKPQIVSYPGTGHYIEPPYFPMCPASLHKLLDKPVIWGGEPRAHSKAQVDAWKQILTFFTKHLGACPKL; this comes from the exons ATGGCGGTGACAGTGACGCTGGAGCCGGCGGGCCGCTGCCGCTGGGACGAGCCGGTGGGCATCGCCGTGCGCAGCCTGGCCCCGGGGCAGCAGGTCACGCTGCGCGCGTCCCTGCGCGACGAGAAGAACGTGCTCTTCCGAGCCCACGCGCGCTACTGCGCCGACGCCAACGGCCAGCTGGACCTCGAGCGCGCGCCCGCCCTGGGCGGCAGCTTCGCGGGGCTCGAGCCCATGGGGCTCCTCTGGGCTCTGGAGCCCGAGAAGCCTTTTTGGCGGTTTCTGAAGCGGGACGTGCAGACGCCCTTCGCCGTGGAGCTGGAGGTGCTCGATGGCCACGACCCTGACGCCCAGCGGCTCCTGGGCCGCGCGGTGCACGAGCGCGACTTCCTGGCGCCCGGGGTGCGGCGCGAGCCCGTGCGCGTGGGCCGGGTGCGCGCCACGCTCTTCCTGCCGCCGG GACCAGGACCTTTCCCAGGGATCATTGACATCTTTGGTGTTGGAGGAGCCCTGTTGGAATATCGGGCCAGCCTTCTGGCTGGCCATGGCTTTGCCACATTGGCTCTAGCTTATTGTGACTTTGAAGATCTTCCCAAGAAATTCGACACCATACACCTGGACTACTTTGAAGAAGCCCTGTGCTACATGCTTCAACACACCCAG GTAAAGGGCCCTGGCATTGGACTTCTGGGCATTTCTTTAGGGGCTGATATTTGTCTCTCCATGGCCTCATTTTTGAAGAACATCTCAGCCACAGTTTCCATCAATGGATCTGGCTTCAATGGAAACAAAGCCATATACTACAAGGAGAATAGCATTCCACCACTGGGCCATGACCTAAGGAGAATGAAGGTAGCTTTTTCAGGCCTCCTGGACATTGTGGATATAAGGAATGATATTGTAGGGGGATGTGAGAACCCCTGCATGATTCCAATAGAGAAGGCCCAGGGGCCCATCCTCTTCATTGTTGGTCAGGATGACCATAACTGGAGGAGTGAGTTATATGCCCAGATAGCCTCTGAACGGTTACAGGCCCATGGAAAGGAAAAACCCCAGATCGTCTCTTACCCTGGGACTGGGCATTACATTGAGCCTCCTTACTTTCCCATGTGCCCAGCTTCCCTACACAAATTACTGGACAAACCTGTGATCTGGGGTGGGGAGCCCAGGGCTCATTCTAAGGCCCAGGTAGATGCTTGGAAGCAAATTCTAACCTTCTTTACCAAACACCTTGGAGCTTGCCCCAAATTGTAA